CTGTACGTCATCTTGAAGAAAGTACGTAAAGAGGCGAGTACGAATAACTTTATGCTCTATTTGATGGCTCTGACTGGACCATTATGTATGCTTGCGATAGAGTTCGGCTGGTTCTTAGCTGAGATGGGCAGACAGCCATGGTTACTTCGAGGCTATCTGAAAGTTGCTGAAGGTGTGACACATGCAGATGGTGTCAGCTTAGTCCTTGTGGCATTTGGATTACTCTATCTTGTACTTGCATTCAGCTGTAGCTATGTACTCATCAGAATGTTTAAGGACAAGCCGGCAGCTAGAGATATCGAGACATACGAATCAGCTTATAATGGGGGTAGAGCATAATGGACTATCAACATATTGGAATACTCGTACTATGGACATTCTTATTCGGCTATATTATTCTTGGCGCTATTGATTTTGGTGCAGGATTCTTTATCCTGTATGCAAAGCTGACACATCAGGAGAATGAGTTAAGAGACGTGATCAAACGTTATTTAAACCCAGTATGGGAAGTGACGAACGTCTTCTTGGTGTTCTTCTTTGTAGGTATCGTCGGATTCTTCCCGGATACAGCCTATTACTTTGGCACAACTTTACTACTGCCAGTGAGCATCGCACTTCTGCTGCTTACAGTACGCGGTTCATTCTATGCCTTTGAAACATACGGCAAAGATTCGAAACTCGCATGGGTAGCATTATATGGTATCAGCGGACTGCTCATTCCGGCATCATTCTCGACAGTACTGACGATCTCTGAAGGTGGATTTATTCACGAAACGAAGAAAGGTGTCGAACTGGACTGGTTCGAACTCTTGATGAGCCCATTTTCATGGAGTGTCGTGTTCCTATGTATCATTTCAGTACTCTTCATCTCATCCGCTTTCCTGACAGTATATGCGAAGCGCGCAAAAGATATGAAGGCGTACAGAATTTTAAGAAACTGGTATATGATATGGGCATTACCGATGCTTATCATCTGTCAGTTTACATTCTTAAGCTTAAGACAGCAGAATGAACAGCACTTTAACACAGCGGTAGGAGATTACTGGTGGCTCTTCGGACTCAGTATCGTCTTCTTCTTGATTGCACTTGTTCTGTATTACTTCGAGAAATCACTCGATATCGCATTTATCTTTGTCGTGCTGCAGTTTGCGACAGCATTCTATGGATACGGCATCAGTAAGTTACCGTACATCCTATACCCATATGTGAATATGGATAAAGCAGTCGTGAACGAGACGATGGCCTTTTATTTAGTCGTCGTGTTTATTTTAGGTTTACTTTTACTGCTCCCTTCTTTATATTTATTAATGAGATTGTTTATCTTTGATGCAGATTATGTCAAAGGGAAAAAGAAATAATAAGGGGTAGTCACTATGGAAAAAGAATTTGTTGTCATTGGGCTTGGCCGATTTGGCGGTAGTATCGTAAAGGAATTAAGTGCACTTGATATGGACGTTATGGCAATTGACTCAGATGAAGCGCGTGTCAACGAGTATGCTGATATCGCGACGCATGCAGTTATTGCAGATACGACGGATGAGAATGTACTGAAAAGTCTGGGGATCCGTAACTTCGACCATGTTATTGTTGCGATAGGGGATAATATTCAGGCAAGCATATTGACGACGTTAATATTAAAGGACCTTGGTGTTAAGAAAGTAACAGCGAAAGCACAGAATGATTATCATGCGAAAGTACTGAACAAGATTGGTGCAGACACAGTGGTACATCCAGAACGAGATATGGGCAGACGTATCGCACATAACGTTGCGAGCTCATCGGTACTGGATTATCTTGAACTCTCTGATCAGCACTCGATTGTAGAGATTCGCGCAGGTGAAACGTTACAGGGACATACCATTCTTGAGCTGGATATTCGTGCAAATTACGGTATCAATATAATCGCGGTTAAGCGCGGTAAAGAAATTATCGTGTCACCGGACCCGGCAGTCGCGATCGAGAATGGAGATATTCTAATAATGATCGGTCATGATAACGATCTGAACCGTTTTGAGAAGAAGATAATGAAGGAATAGACGATAACCCCGAATGATGATTGCAGTCATTCGGGGTTATTGTTATTTGAAAAATGTAGTGTCCAGGTTGTATATTATTCTTGAGGTGACCTATGTTTATATCAATGTATGAATTCAGTGACTATGAACGCTATTTGCTGGAAGTGAAACATCGGACTAAACTCAATAAATACGACAAACGGAATCTTGCAAACTTTGAAATGGGCTATGCAGGTGAGCTGCAGTTTTTCAATCATGTGAAGTCTCTTGGTGGTGTAAAGCTGTGGAACACTAGGTTTGAATTGGTTGATGAAGTACAGTACGATTTTTTAATTTTCCATGGAGATTATTTGCTGCATTTTGATATTAAGAATTATTATGGTAACTATCACGTAGTTGATAATAATTTTGTTAAAGATGACGGACATGTGATTAAAGATCCGGTCGACCAGTTGTTTCGCGCTGATTATCTACTTAAAGACTTTTGTCATAGACATTGTATCCATTATAAAGTGGAAAGCTTTATGCTGTTTATTAATGAAAATTTTAATGTGCGTGGATTCAGTGGACATAAACGGGTGCTATTTCATAAAGATCTAGAAAGAATTTTAGCAGCACTGAATACACAGCCGACAGAAGAGGCGATTAGTGCAGCACGACTTATCAAAAGTTTTCACAAGCCGGATACATATAAGCGTATTCATTACTATAATTTTGAAAAGATGCGTAAAGGTATCAAATGTCCAAAGTGCAGAAGATTTTTGCGGAAGTTTGAAATGACGGAGAAGAAGGTTACGTGTATTTGCGGAAATAAGATAAGCAAGCAGGAAGCGGTACGTATTGCATTTGATGCGATTTCTGTCCTTAAGAAGTCAAACGTTAAAACTTCAGAAGTGATGGACTTTACAGGTATCGGCAGGTCGACCGTGCAGAGAGTATTAAGCGCGAATTATGCAAGTGAAGGTAGTACGAAAGGAAAGGTATATACCATTAATAAATCTAATCATTTATTTGTGCATGAAGCGGTATTGAAATACGAAATTTATAAAAATAAAGCGACGCAAGTACCAGAATAACGCATAATCCGGTACTTGCGTCGTTAATTTTGCAGTTTCGAGCACGGAAGTACCAGAAAAAGCTATAATCTGGTACTTGCGCATATAAAATACAAAAATATCGTGAGTAAGTACCAGAAAAGACGTTAATCTGGTACTTGCGCATACAAATTATAAAAATATCGCGGGCAAGTACCAGAAAAAGCTATAATCTGGTACTTACCCGCGATTTAAATATTACTTCTTATCTTTATTAACATCCATGATCATCGGCAGGATCATCGGCTTACGTTTTGTCTTTTCATAAAGATATGGTGATAGCGTTTCGCTGATGACATTCTTAATGTGATGCCATTCAAGTTCCTCACCAGAATTTAACTTCTCGATGACACGTTTTTTAAGGAGTCGGCTTGCTTCGTAGATCATATGTCCAGATTCACGCATATAGACGAAACCGCGTGAGATGATGTCCGGACCGCTCAGCAGCTGGTTCTTTTCAAAATCAACGCTGACAACTACGATGACTAAGCCTTCTTCAGATAGCATCTTACGGTCTTTGATGACAACGTTACCGATGTCGCCGATACCGCTGCCGTCAACGAGGACATTCCCAGCCTGTACACGCCCTGCATGACGTGCTGAGTCATGTGTTAATGCAAGGACGTCACCATTTTCGTGGATGAATACATTTTCCGGGTTCACGCCACAGTCGACACCGAGCTGTCCATGCAGACTCTGCATACGGTACTCTCCATGAATCGGCATAAAGTACTTCGGTTTCATCAGGCGCAGCATCAATTTCTGTTCTTCTTGAGAACCGTGTCCTGACGTATGGATATTTGATAGTTTACCGTGGATCACATCAGCGCCTGCTTTATAAAGGGCGTTGATTGTACGGTTCACGCTTAACGTGTTCCCTGGAATAGGGGATGAGCTGAAGATGACTGTATCTTCTGGAATAATAGAAATCTGACGATGTGTACCATTAGCGATACGTGATAGTGCTGCCATCGGTTCCCCTTGAGAGCCGGTACATAGAATCAGTAATTTATGTTTCGGTACTGTATTGATCTTATTGGCTTCAATAAATGTTTCAGGTGGTACTTTAATGTAGCCAAGTTCAGTACCAATCTTAATATTGTTCTCCATAGAGCGTCCGAATATGACGATCTTACGGTCGAACTTCACCGCTGCCTCAATGGCTTGCTGCACACGATAGATGTTTGATGCGAATGTTGCAAAGATAATACGACCTGTACATTTACGGAAGATTTGTTCAACGTTCTGTCCAACTTCACGTTCACTGATCGTAAAGTTCGGTACTTCAGCGTTTGTTGAATCTGATAACAGACATAGCACACCTTCTTCACCGAGACGTGCCATCTTCGCGATGTTGGCAGGTTCACCTACTGGCGTAAAGTCAAACTTAAAGTCGCCCGTATGCACGATCTTACCTTCAGGTGTATCTACGATGACACCATAGGCTTCAGGTATAGAGTGCGTCGTTAAATAGAACGACACCTTCAAGTGCTTAAATTCAAAGGTACTGTCTTCAGTTATCGGATTTAAACTTGCTGTTCTCAGTAATCCATGCTCTTCTAATTTATTACGAATCAGACCTAATGCTAATGGACCACCGTAAATCGGAACATTCAGCTGTTTTAATAAAAATGGCACGCCACCAATATGGTCTTCGTGGCCATGTGTGATAAATAATCCTTTGATTCTTTCTTTATTCTCAACGAGATATGTGTAGTCAGGAATGACATAATCGATACCAAGTAACTCGTCCTCTGGAAACTTAATACCTGCATCAATGACGACAATCTCATCCTGATACTCTATTGCGTAGGTGTTCTTACCGATTTCGCCCATACCTCCGAGCGCGAAGACACCTACTTCATTTTTGTGTAATTGTTTCATTAAATTTTCTCCACGCTGTAGTTTTCAGCTTTTTGTTCGTACTCAAGGTGTGCACCTTCAAGTTTCTGAACAAATTCGATGTTGTAAGGACGATCGAGTAAATATCTTCTCACTTGCTCTTCGCTAACTGCGTCGAAATATTTAACCTGTGTGTTTTCACGAATGATAACTTCTGCTTTGTCTTCCTGATATAATACTTTAAAAATTGCCATATTTATTGCCTCCTATAATTTACATAAAGAATGCCCTAGAAGTCTAGGGCTTAAAAATAACCGTACAAGACATTATTAAAAATGTATGAGTACTATTATATTACATGATTTTTAATATAGGTGTAAAGCCTTATGAAGCGAATAATCATTTTTATATGAAAATGTCATGAAAACTGATAATTTATAAATAAACACGGTAGGAGGATAATGATGAACCATAAATTAATATTATTTGATATTGACGGGACCCTTTATGATCACGACAAAAAGATTCCAGCTTCAACGATGTCTGCGTTACAGGCGCTGCAAAAAGAAGGCCATGCTGTGGCGATCGCGACAGGTCGTGCGCCATTTATGGTACAACCTGTACTGGAAGAGACAGGAATAAAGAACTATGTGTCGTTTAATGGTCAATATGTGTATGCGAACGGCAGCGTCATCTATGAAAATCCGCTAGATACAGAAAGTCTTAAAGCGCTTGAACAGGTCGCCTTTGAACATGATCATCCAGTCGTCTTCTTAACACATGATGACCTTGTAGCGAACATTGATTTCCACGAACATATTAAGACGAGTCTTGGTACGCTGCATATGGAACACCCGCGTAAAGCTGAAGCATTCTATACGCAGCGCAAAATCTATCAGGCACTTTTATTCCAGCAGCAGAGTGAGGACGATATCTATGATGACCACTATGAACATCTGAAGTTTATCAGATGGCATGAACTCAGTCGAGATGTCGTACCGAGTAACGGCTCAAAGATGAATGGGATAGAGTACCTTGCAGCCGCTTTAGGATTTGAAATTGAAGATACGGTTGCATTTGGCGACGGTCTGAATGATATCGAGATGATCAAAGGCGCTGGCATCGGTGTTGTGATGGGGAACGGAGTCGACGAACTGAAACAGTGCGCGGATTTTGTTACAAAAGCAGTTGACGAAGATGGTATAATGTATGCAGTTAAAGCATTAAATTTAATCGAAGGATGATGATGATGAATACACATGCACAAGAAATGATAAGAGAGTCTGAAAATAAAGAGATTCATCTTAAGATGATTGAGTTCAATGTCAGAGGGAATGACGTCGTTGCGACATTTTTATATGAAGATCTGTTTGAAGCAGAGGATGTCCATCTGGCACCAAGACCGAAAGATCCGATGTTCTTACATGTAGATGATCTGGAAGAAATCACAGAGGCGCTGGATGAAAAAGGAATTGCATATCATATTCGAAATGACGAGTTTATTTAAAAAGAGGGTAAGACATAAGTCTTAGCCCTCTTCTGTTTATCAGCTTAAACGGCAGAACATTTCTGTCCCAGCCTATATACTATTCAACTGCAATAGCATCTTTCTCTATTTTCATCGGATCAGCTTTATCGATATGGTCATAGAACATGACACCGTTCAAATGATCGATCTCATGCTGAGCGACGATTGCGCTGAAGTCTTTCAATCTCAGCTTCACTTCTTCGCCGTCCGGTGTCAAAGCTTTCACTGTGATGCGAGCATGGCGGTGTATGATGCCTGGGATGCTTTCATCCACGCTTAGGCAGCCTTCACCGGCAGGAAGATAAGATTTTTCGACACTGTGGCTGATGATTTTCGGATTAATAAGCTGGTGCGTTACATAGTCGCCCTTTTTTTCATCAAAGAAATGGATGACGAGCATACGTTTGCTATGATTAAGCTGTGGGGCAGCGATGCCGACACCACTTCTCAGCTGATACTTCTTACTTTGTTCTTCGTCCTGACTCATCTTCAGAAATGTAAGCATATCATCGATGAGCTGTCTGTCTTCTGTTGATAGCGGGAAAGTAACCTCTTCAGCTTTCGCTCTTAATGTAGGATGACCGTCCCGAATAATGTCTTTCATTGTTAGCATTGTCTTCACTCCTTAGAATAAAATATATCAAATTATTCCGATATGTGCTATCGTTTGAAAATGATTTTGAAAAGATATAACATAAAGCCATAAATTAAGGAGGTTCAATATGAAGATTAGTAAATTATTATTTGCTGGATTAATGGTTTTATTATTAGCTGCCTGTCAAGGCAAGACGGAAGTACTCGGCAACTTTGCAACGAAGATCGATGCGTCTGTAAAAGCGGAAAAACCTGTCAAGGCTACAGGGGAGAAACTGCAGCGACTAGAGAATGACAAGGTGAAGATCTTTAATCAGATCAATAAAGCGAAGCAAGGTGAGATTAAAGGTTATGCTGAAAAGCTGCTGAAAAATGCTGACGACAGAAGAAAAGCGATTGATGAAGAAGTGAAGGCGATGGATAAATCTAAAGGCATCTATGAAGATGCAAAAGCGATGACAAAAGACATCAAAGATGAAACGCAGAAGAAACAGGTGGAATCATTTATCGATGTGAATGATAAGAAGTATGCGCAGCATCAGAAGCTTATGAACAGCTACAAAGACATCCTTACTACAGAAAAAGATGTGTTTACATATTTGAAACAGCCACAGCCGGAATCTAAGGTAGTTAATGATAAAATAGAAAATGTCACTAAGAAGTACGAACAGTTCAAGAAAGATACGACAGCTTATGCCAATATGCTAAGAGCAGTTGAACAAGAGAAACAGAAGATGACAGATATATTAAACGGCAAATAAAATGAAATCGTTATCTTATCGCTTTTTGATATATAACAGTTATATCGTTTGCTATAACACAGCATGAAATATCCTTTATTTCATGCTCTTTATATTGTCACAAACTTTTTCTTTAACAGTAGTACAATTTTGTGATATTATGAACTTGTAACGTATAAAAACTAGAAAGGTTTGGTGAATTGAATGGCTCCGAAAAAGCAAGCTCCATTCGATGCAGTTTCGACTCTACAAGAGATCGAATCAAAATTTGAAGTAGTACAAGTATTAGATTTAGATGGTAATGTCGTTAATAAAGATTTTATGCCTGACTTAACTGATGAACAATTAGTTGAATTAATGGAGAGAATGGTCTGGACACGTGTATTAGACCAACGTTCTATTTCTCTTAACCGTCAAGGACGTTTAGGATTCTATGCGCCAACTGCGGGTCAGGAAGCTTCTCAATTAGCTTCTCATTACGCTTTAGAGAAACAAGATTATATCTTACCAGGTTATCGTGATGTACCACAGTTAATCTGGCATGGTTTACCACTTACTAAAGCATTCTTATGGTCTCGTGGACACTTTATCGGTTCACAGATGCCTGAAGGTATGAACGCATTAGCACCTCAAATTATTATCGGTGCACAATATGTTCAAGCAGCAGGTGTTGCTCTTGGACTTAAGAAACGTGGTCAGGATGCAGTTGCAATTACTTACACTGGTGACGGTGGATCTTCACAAGGTGACTTCTATGAAGGTATCAACTTTGCATCAGCATTTAAAGCACCTGCAATCTTTGTTATCCAAAATAACAACTATGCAATCTCAACACCACGTAGCAAACAGACTGCTGCAAAAACATTAGCACAAAAAGCAGTTGCTGCTGGTATCCCTGGTATCGTCGTTGATGGTATGGATGCTCTAGCTGTCTACCAGGCAACGAAAGAAGCGCGTGAACGTGCAGTTGCTGGTGAAGGGCCAACATTGATTGAAACAATCACATACCGTTACGGTCCACATACGATGGCGGGTGACGATCCTACGCGTTACAGAACTTCAGATGAAGATGACGAGTGGGTGAAAAAAGATCCATTAGTACGTTTCCGTAAATTCTTAGAAGCAAAAGGATTATGGTCTGAAGAAAAAGAAAATGAAGTAATGGACAGAGCGAAAGAAGACATTAAAAACGCGATTAAAGAAGCGGATGCGACACCTAAACAAACTGTGACGCAATTAATGGAGATTATGTACTCTGATAACGTTCCTCAAAATATTAAGGAACAAATGGAAATTTATAAAGAGAAGGAGTCGAAATAAGTCATGGCACAAATGACAATGATTCAAGCGATTACAAATGCGCTTCAAACAGAACTTAAAAATGACGAAAACGTATTAGTTTTCGGAGAAGACGTTGGTGTCAACGGTGGGGTATTCCGTGCGACTGAAGGACTTCAAAAAGAATTCGGTGAAGATCGTGTATTCGATACGCCACTTGCTGAGTCTGGTATTGGTGGTCTAGCTGTAGGTTTATCATTAACTGGTTTCCGTCCAGTAATGGAAATTCAGTTCTTCGGATTCGTATTCGAAGTATTCGATTCAATTGCAGCACAATTATCTCGTCAGCACTTCCGTTCAGGTGGAACGAAGACTGCACCAGTTGTTATCCGTTCACCTTTTGGTGGTGGGGTACATACACCTGAACTTCATGCAGATAACTTAGAAGGTTTAATGGCACAGACACCTGGTATTAAAGTTGTTATCCCATCAAACCCATATGATGCTAAAGGATTATTAATTTCAGCAATCCGTGACAACGATCCAGTTGTTTACTTAGAGCATATGAAATTATACCGTTCATTCCGTGAAGAAGTACCAGAAGAAGAGTATACGGTTGAAATCGGTAAAGCAGCAGTAAAACAAGAAGGTACAGACTTATCAATCATCACTTATGGTGCAATGGTTCAAGAATCTATGAAAGCAGCAGAAGCGTTAGCGAAAGACGGACATTCAGTAGAAGTTATCGACTTACGTACTGTACAGCCACTTGATATCGAAACAATCATTGCTTCAGTTGAGAAGACAGGTCGCGTGATTGTTGTTCAGGAAGCGCAAAAACAAGCAGGTGTTGGTGCGAATGTCGTATCTGAAATCTCAGAACGTGCAATTTTAAGCTTAGAAGCACCTATCGGACGTGTGTATGCGCCTGATACTGCTTACCCATTCACTCAAGCAGAAAACGTTTGGTTACCAAACAAAGACGATATTATCGAAGTAGCGAAAAAGACGTTAGAATTCTAATTTAGAAGACAAACGTGTAAAATGAAAAGTAACATCATGATGTTACTTTTCATTCATTTATTTTAATTCTTAATTCTTTAGGAGGAATTTATTGTGGCATTTGAATTTAAATTACCTGCCCTTGGTGAAGGGATATTTGAAGGTGAAATCGTAAAGTGGTTCGTTAAGTCTGGCGACGAAGTACAAGAAGACGATATTTTATTAGAAGTACAAAGTGATAAATCTGTAGTAGAAATTCCATCTCCAGTAACAGGTAAGATCAATACGATCGTTGCTGAAGAAGGAACTGTAGCAAACTTAGGTGAAGTTATCGTAACAATTGATTCTGATGACGCACACGCTCAAAACGATGCTTCTGAAGCACAAGAAGAGCCGAAAGAAGAAGCACCAGCAGAAACGAAAGAAGCACCTAAAGCAGAAGCACAAGCGCCTGCACAAGACGTTGAAGTTGATGAAAACCGTCGTGTTATCGCAATGCCTTCAGTACGTAAATTAGCGCGTGATAACGGAGTTAACATTAAAGCTGTTCAAGGTACGGGTAAAAACGGTCGTGTATTAAAAGACGACGTATTAGCTTACATGAACGGTGGACAAGCTGAAGCACCTGCACAAGAAACTACACAAGCTACTGAAGCTGCGCCAGCACAAGCAGAACAAAAAGCTGCTCAACCAATCGCAGCACCAGAAGGCGACTTCCCAGAAACACGTGAGAAGATTCCTGCAATGCGTCGTGCGATTGCAAAAGCAATGGTTAACTCTAAACATACTGCACCACACGTAACATTGATGGATGAAGTTGAAGTTCAGGCGTTATGGGATCACCGTAAGAAATTCAAAGAAGTTGCAGCGGAACAAGGTACGAAATTAACGTTCTTACCTTACGTTGTTAAAGCGTTAGTATCAGCGCTTAAAGCTTACCCTGCTTTAAACACTTCATTAGATGATGCAACTGAAGAAGTTGTACACAAACATTACTATAATATCGGTATCGCAGCTGATACTGAGCGTGGATTATTAGTGCCTGTAGTGAAAAATGCAGACCGCAAATCAATCTTCGCAATTTCTGATGAAATTAACGAATTAGCAGTTAAAGCACGTGATGGTAAACTTTCTCCTGGCGAAATGAAGGGTGCATCATGTACAATTAGTAATATCGGTTCAGCTGGTGGACAATGGTTCACTCCAGTTATTAACCATCCGGAAGTTGCCATTTTAGGTATTGGCCGTATCGCGCAAAAGCCGATTGTTAAAGATGGAGAAATTATCGCAGCACCAGTTCTTGCATTATCGTTAAGTTTCGACCACCGTCAAATCGATGGCGCAACTGGACAAAATGCAATGAACCATATTAAACGCTTATTAAATAATCCAGAATTATTATTAATGGAGGGGTAAACAGATGGTAGTTGGAGATTTTCCTATTGAAACAGATACTATTGTAATTGGAGCAGGTCCTGGTGGATATGTTGCCGCAATCCGTGCAGCACAGTTAGGACAAAAAGTAACGATCGTTGAACGTGGAAACTTAGGAGGCGTGTGCTTAAACGTTGGATGTATTCCATCAAAAGCAATGCTTGCAGCTTCTCACAAATATGAAACAGCAAAACATTCTGAAGATTACGGAATTAAAGCTGAAAACGTTACTTTAGATTTCTCTAAAGTTCAAGAATTCAAAAATGGTGTTGTAGAACGTTTAACTGGAGGGGTTGGATCTTTACTTAAAGGTCGTAAAGTTGAAATCGTTCAAGGTGAGGCTTACTTCGTAGATCAAAATAACTTAAAAGTTATGACAGAAAAAGCATCACAGACATACACATTCAAAAATGCAATTATCGCGACTGGATCACGTCCAATCGAAATTCCAAACTTCAAATTCAACAAACGTGTGATCGACTCAACAGGTGCATTAGCACTTCCTGAAGTTCCTGAACACTTAGTTGTTGTAGGTGGAGGATATATCGGTTCTGAGTTAGGTACAGCATACGCTAACTTCGGCTCTAAAGTTACAATTTTAGAAGGCGCTAAAGATATTTTAGGCGGTTTCGAAAAACAAATGACACAAGTTGTTAAAAAAGGTCTTAAAGCTAAAGGTGTTGAAATCGTTACTGAAGCGATGGCGAAGTCAGCTGAAGAATCAGATAACGGTGTTAAAGTAACTTATGAAGCTAAAGGCGAAACACATACAATCGAAGCAGATTACTGCTTAGTAACTGTAGGACGTCGTCCAAATACAGATGAACTAGGATTAGAAGGTCTAGGTATTAAGATGACTGACCGTGGTGTAATTGAAGTAGACGCACAAAGCCGTACTTCAGTAGAAAACATCTACGCAATCGGTGATATCGTTGCAGGACCACCATTAGCGCATAAAGCTTCATACGAAGGTAAAATTGCTGCTGAAGCAATCTCTGGTGAAAAATCAGAAGTTGACTATCTTGCAATTCCAGCTGTATGTTTCACTGAGCCTGAATTAGCAACTGTAGGTTATACAGAAGCAATGGCGAAAGAAGAAGGTCTTGACTTTAAAGCTTCTAAATTCCCATTCGCTGCTAACGGACGTGCATTATCTATCGGTGAGACTGATGGTTTCTTAAAATTAATCACTCTTAAAGAAGACGGATTATTAATCGGAGCTCAAGTAGCTGGTGCTGGTGCATCAGATATTATCGCTGAGCTTGGTTTAGCAATCGAAACTGGTATGACAGCAGAAGATATCGCATTAACAATCCACGCACACCCAACATTAGGTGAAATGACGATGGAAGCAGCAGAAGTTGCAATGGGTCATCCAATTCACACAATGTAATTGACTTTACAATTTCAAAGTACTATTCATATTATATGAATAGTACTTTTTTTATGGAGGAATGTATATGAACTATAGTTATCCGATCGATACAGAATGGTCACAAGAAGAGATTATTGATGTTGTAAATTTTCTGAGCTTGATTGAAGATGCTTATGAGCGCAGTGTGAATACGGAAGATTTTATGACGCTCTATCGCGCTTTTAAACAAGTGGCACCGATGAAGTCAGATGAGAATCGCATCTTAAAATCATTTGAACAAGTATCGACATATTCTGGCTATCATACTGTTAAACGTGCAAAACAAGCGAAAGAAAATAACGAAAAAATATTCTCGATGAAGTAAATTTTTAACGATTATTGAA
Above is a window of Macrococcoides canis DNA encoding:
- the pdhA gene encoding pyruvate dehydrogenase (acetyl-transferring) E1 component subunit alpha — its product is MAPKKQAPFDAVSTLQEIESKFEVVQVLDLDGNVVNKDFMPDLTDEQLVELMERMVWTRVLDQRSISLNRQGRLGFYAPTAGQEASQLASHYALEKQDYILPGYRDVPQLIWHGLPLTKAFLWSRGHFIGSQMPEGMNALAPQIIIGAQYVQAAGVALGLKKRGQDAVAITYTGDGGSSQGDFYEGINFASAFKAPAIFVIQNNNYAISTPRSKQTAAKTLAQKAVAAGIPGIVVDGMDALAVYQATKEARERAVAGEGPTLIETITYRYGPHTMAGDDPTRYRTSDEDDEWVKKDPLVRFRKFLEAKGLWSEEKENEVMDRAKEDIKNAIKEADATPKQTVTQLMEIMYSDNVPQNIKEQMEIYKEKESK
- a CDS encoding alpha-ketoacid dehydrogenase subunit beta, producing the protein MAQMTMIQAITNALQTELKNDENVLVFGEDVGVNGGVFRATEGLQKEFGEDRVFDTPLAESGIGGLAVGLSLTGFRPVMEIQFFGFVFEVFDSIAAQLSRQHFRSGGTKTAPVVIRSPFGGGVHTPELHADNLEGLMAQTPGIKVVIPSNPYDAKGLLISAIRDNDPVVYLEHMKLYRSFREEVPEEEYTVEIGKAAVKQEGTDLSIITYGAMVQESMKAAEALAKDGHSVEVIDLRTVQPLDIETIIASVEKTGRVIVVQEAQKQAGVGANVVSEISERAILSLEAPIGRVYAPDTAYPFTQAENVWLPNKDDIIEVAKKTLEF
- the lpdA gene encoding dihydrolipoyl dehydrogenase, giving the protein MVVGDFPIETDTIVIGAGPGGYVAAIRAAQLGQKVTIVERGNLGGVCLNVGCIPSKAMLAASHKYETAKHSEDYGIKAENVTLDFSKVQEFKNGVVERLTGGVGSLLKGRKVEIVQGEAYFVDQNNLKVMTEKASQTYTFKNAIIATGSRPIEIPNFKFNKRVIDSTGALALPEVPEHLVVVGGGYIGSELGTAYANFGSKVTILEGAKDILGGFEKQMTQVVKKGLKAKGVEIVTEAMAKSAEESDNGVKVTYEAKGETHTIEADYCLVTVGRRPNTDELGLEGLGIKMTDRGVIEVDAQSRTSVENIYAIGDIVAGPPLAHKASYEGKIAAEAISGEKSEVDYLAIPAVCFTEPELATVGYTEAMAKEEGLDFKASKFPFAANGRALSIGETDGFLKLITLKEDGLLIGAQVAGAGASDIIAELGLAIETGMTAEDIALTIHAHPTLGEMTMEAAEVAMGHPIHTM
- a CDS encoding dihydrolipoamide acetyltransferase family protein gives rise to the protein MAFEFKLPALGEGIFEGEIVKWFVKSGDEVQEDDILLEVQSDKSVVEIPSPVTGKINTIVAEEGTVANLGEVIVTIDSDDAHAQNDASEAQEEPKEEAPAETKEAPKAEAQAPAQDVEVDENRRVIAMPSVRKLARDNGVNIKAVQGTGKNGRVLKDDVLAYMNGGQAEAPAQETTQATEAAPAQAEQKAAQPIAAPEGDFPETREKIPAMRRAIAKAMVNSKHTAPHVTLMDEVEVQALWDHRKKFKEVAAEQGTKLTFLPYVVKALVSALKAYPALNTSLDDATEEVVHKHYYNIGIAADTERGLLVPVVKNADRKSIFAISDEINELAVKARDGKLSPGEMKGASCTISNIGSAGGQWFTPVINHPEVAILGIGRIAQKPIVKDGEIIAAPVLALSLSFDHRQIDGATGQNAMNHIKRLLNNPELLLMEG
- a CDS encoding UPF0223 family protein — its product is MNYSYPIDTEWSQEEIIDVVNFLSLIEDAYERSVNTEDFMTLYRAFKQVAPMKSDENRILKSFEQVSTYSGYHTVKRAKQAKENNEKIFSMK